GCCGAAGACCTCGCCCAGCCTGTCGAGCAGCGCAGCCGGCGGCTTCTCCCAGATGCCCATCGTGCGGTCGCCCTGCACGTTGCTGTGGCCGCGCACCGGGCACGGGCCGGCGCCGGGCCGGCCGATGTTGCCGCGCATCATCAGCAGGTTGACCAGCATCTGGATCGTGCCCACCGAGTTCTGGTGCTGCGTGATGCCCATGCCCCAGCAGAAGATGGCGCTCTTCGCTTCCGCGTAGATGTCGGCCGCCGCGCGGATCTGCGCTTCGGAGAGGCCCGACTCCTCTTCGAGCACGGCCCAGGTCTCGCCGCGCAGGCCCTCGGCCACGTCGCTGAAGCCGGAGGTGTGGGTGCTGATGAAGTCCAGGTCGAGCACCGACTCGCCCGCGTCCTGGCGGTCGATCAGGTGCTTCATCATGCCGGCGACGACGGCCATGTCGCCGCCCACCCGCAGCTGGAAGTAGTGCGTGCTGATGGCGGTCGACGTCAGCGTCGCCATCTCGAACTTGTCCTGCGGATCGGCGAAGCGTTCCAGGCCACGCTCGCGCAGCGGGTTGAAGCTGACGATCTTGGCGCCGCGCTTGTGGGCGGCCCGCAGTTCGCCCAGCATGCGCGGGTGGTTGGTGCCCGGGTTCTGGCCGAAGATGAAGATGGCGTCGGTCTTCTCGAAATCCTCCAGCGTCACCGTGCCCTTGCCCACGCCGATCTGCGGGCGCATGCCGCTTCCGCTCGGCTCGTGGCACATGTTCGAGCAGTCGGGGAAGTTGTTGGTGCCGTACTCGCGCACGAACAGCTGGTACAGGAAGGCAGCCTCGTTGCTGGCACGGCCCGAGGTGTAGAAGATCGCCTGGTTCGGGTCCGGCAGCGCGTTCAGATGCCGGGCGACCAGCGCGAAGGCGTCGTCCCATGCGATCGGCAGGTACTTGTCGCTGGCCGCGTCGTAGACCATCGGGTGCGTCAGGCGGCCCTGGTCCTCGAGCCAGAAGTCGCTCTGCTGCGCGAGCTGGGCCACGGTGTGCGCAGCGAAGAGCTCGGGGCCGGCACGGCGCGCGGTCGCTTCGGCCGCGACGGCCTTCACGCCGTTCTCGCAGAACTCGAAGGTCGACGCATGGTTGCGGTCGGGCCAGGCGCAGCCGGGGCAGTCGAAGCCGTCGGGCTGGTTGGCCGAGAGCAGCGTCTTGGCGCCCTTCACCGGGATGTCCTGCTTGAGCAGCGTGGCCGTCACGCTGCGCAGGGCGCCCCAGCCGCCAGCGGGGCCCTTGTAGAACTCGATCTTCTGTTCGCTCATCGCGGTCTCCTGACGACATCGGGCCGGTGCCCTTCGGACACCGGCCCTGGAAGGCCCATGGCCTGTTGCTGCAGCTTCAGTGGAAGAACTTGGCTGCGCTGATCAATGTCTTGTACACGCCCCAGGCCAACGGGATGCCGACGGCCGCCCATGCCAGCGCCACGACGAAGGTCGGCGTCTTGTCGGCCCGGCCCGAGCCGCTGCCCACTTCGGACGCGGCGGCCTTCTCGTGGGCGAGCTTCTTCTCGACGGCGAGCT
The sequence above is drawn from the Variovorax sp. J2L1-78 genome and encodes:
- a CDS encoding FdhF/YdeP family oxidoreductase; translation: MSEQKIEFYKGPAGGWGALRSVTATLLKQDIPVKGAKTLLSANQPDGFDCPGCAWPDRNHASTFEFCENGVKAVAAEATARRAGPELFAAHTVAQLAQQSDFWLEDQGRLTHPMVYDAASDKYLPIAWDDAFALVARHLNALPDPNQAIFYTSGRASNEAAFLYQLFVREYGTNNFPDCSNMCHEPSGSGMRPQIGVGKGTVTLEDFEKTDAIFIFGQNPGTNHPRMLGELRAAHKRGAKIVSFNPLRERGLERFADPQDKFEMATLTSTAISTHYFQLRVGGDMAVVAGMMKHLIDRQDAGESVLDLDFISTHTSGFSDVAEGLRGETWAVLEEESGLSEAQIRAAADIYAEAKSAIFCWGMGITQHQNSVGTIQMLVNLLMMRGNIGRPGAGPCPVRGHSNVQGDRTMGIWEKPPAALLDRLGEVFGFEPPRAHGWDTVESIAAMRDGKGKVFFALGGNFAAATPDTYETWKALRRCDLTVHVTTKLNRSHVVHGREALILPCLGRTEIDIQAGGPQGVTVEDSMSMVHISTGINPPASEHLLSEPAIVARLAAATIGHSSNTPWLWLVEDYARIRDKIEAVFADFKDFNERVAVPGGFRLRNTASERVWTTPTKKANFVAHAVPRDTPSHRARARFAAKGDTVVFTLLTTRSHDQYNTTIYGHDDRYRGVFGQRRVVFIHEADIRALGLKDGDWVDIQTVWDDAGDGAQVRRADRFKLVAYDIPRGNLAAYYPETNPLVPLDSVALNAGTPASKSIPVILTPHTAPVAAKADHDASAYAIG